The Coffea arabica cultivar ET-39 chromosome 2c, Coffea Arabica ET-39 HiFi, whole genome shotgun sequence genome includes the window TGATGGAGGTATAGATTCAAAGATATGGGCTTGcctcttttattatttatttatttattttgtatgcAAGTGCATAAATTTAATTATCAATGGCCTCTTATTTGATTTATGATTTATTAAGTGAATAATAGAAGGGAAAGAAATGTAAGTGAGAGACAAACAATAATGTTTGAATGTTTATCAATATCTTCTAATCATACGGTTTCATACATGATGATGAATTAATGGTGAGAAATCACAttgatattttcaaaaattttcaataattgaatttttttttttttttttaccaaaaacgAATTAAACTGCATCAGAAGAACTACAGGATTACATAGATAAGAGAAACTTTCGATTCTTTTTAacagaaaataaacaaataactGCTTACATCTCGAATTAAAaagtggaaaaagaaaagacaaaagtGGAACTATACATGAAAATACCAAATTAATTTGGCAGGAGACATAAACAGGACATCGCTCGTTTGCCTCAACCTTCACTTATTAGGACAAAGCAATTCTGTGGGACAGCTGCAATGGAAAGCAATAACCCTCCAGATTTGGTATCGTCTCCCTTACttgtttaaaatttaaataCTCAAAGTACAGGTTGTTGGTGTCGTTTAACAAGAAGAGGAtctcatccatttttataaaaaaaaaaaaaaaaaaaaaaaaaaaaaaccaaacagTGGGGAAGTTGGAAGTGCAAATGGCAGTGGGCATTGATACTATAATAATGCCTTCAATTAGGCAGCTCGTTCCATATCTTCTGCCTGACGAGCAAAATCGGGAACCCATTGTTTATGCCACTGGCTCATTAGGAatattttggggggggggggggggggggcaggGCACAGCGTCCCCCTCTGCCTCCCTAGTGGATACTTCACCAACCTCAGTTTTTAATTCGCATGCAGAGAAGCTTTTGCTTTtatctttttagtttttatttattggtgGCTCTCTCAAAGAGGGGGTGGGGGTTTCTCTAATTTTACTCTTTTTCGTTATTTAGGAATACTTTTCTGTGCCTATATATTATGTtgagcatatatatatacatatcattACCAGTGGCATATATACTTTTCTTGTCCCTGCATGATTAACGGTTTCCTGCCTCCGTCTGACTCTGCACAACGTATATTATTGTTCCCGGAAAAAATACAAGAGCACCACTCTAGCTACAGGGGCAAGATCGGGGAACCGTGCGTGTGTCCATGCTTGAAATTGTCCTCATACTAGACGTAGATAAGTAGTAATCTCTAAAAATCAAAGCCTCTAGTGACAAATCCGTAATCACACAAAGCTTAAGACATCAAGAATTGACGTCTCTAGGGCAAAAGAGCTACTGTAGAATTTGTCGAGGCTGGTGAGATTACCTTTGTATGCTAACTAGCTAGTAAAGCTCTCCGTGAAGCCCTTGCTTGTATCAGTTGCTTTCCTAGTTACTCGGACCGCTACCTACCATGAGTTTCAGTGCTATATGTGCTTCCTTTAAGCACCAAATTCTTTGAACTGATATCAGTTTCACGCAAATAAAATTAGATGGATTCTCCATATGTGTTCTTCTCTTCATAATTAATTTGAAGACTTAGCTCAATATGGGGATGGAACAGAGGTCGGCTACTGGTGTTCTTGTTGGCTTATTCACTTTGATTCTCAATTTAGAGCTTCATGTCCAAAATAGTATAAGTTATGATTTACATGAACTTGAGCAGGGTAGAAACGCTGGAActgcattaaaaaaaatacatggAGCTTTTTTATTGAAGAGTTACCAACTTATCATACAAAACCTCCAAAGCTGCCCGTACCTACCTGGAATCCACTTCCCACTTACAAAAAATGTGGCCATGGTCCGCGGGTAGAATTCTGTCCTTAACTAGACCAATCGCAGAATCTATGTTGTTTGACCTGCTCGCAATTCCTGCGTTTTACTGTATATTCTAATTTCTAGCTGATAAGTTGCTCCTCAAGAAGAGCTTTACGTATTCCAGAAAGTCAAGTTTTGGCAAGAATAGCAGTTGAAGGAGTCCAAATTTTCGTCACTGTAAAACATATAATATTACACACAAGAAGAAGTACCGCCttactttttttaaaacaatACTAGTACAAGGAACACAAGTACCGCCTTATTTAGTTGGTATAAAAATCTTCTGAGTTTGCTCAGACAATAAGCACATAGAATCAGTGTTCTAGAGATCAAACAAACATTAACACAACTGATCATTGTTTATTTTGGTTCGACTCGTATCTGCTCCTAATTCTTGCTCAATTACTACAAGACTGAGGAAACCTTTTTCAAGAGTGAGGtaaaagaaaagtgggaagAGAAGACAAAAGAATAATTAAGCCTAATAAAGCACTCACTCACAGGTTGTCCTGTTTTTGATTAGCTAGGATTGAAGAGCTAAGAACTCAAGGTTCCTGACACACAACTGTCGACAGGTGCAAACCGAAAgaaatattgtagccaaaaCTGAAGAGATAAAAtcaataatttgtatgttgtaTTATGACATGCATATTTGAATTTACAAGCTGTATAAGAGTTGCCTTTATATGTCCCATCATTACAAATCTCtgcagaaaaacaaaaataaaagaaggtaCAGACTCAAGTAGCACAACCACAGGCGCATTTGAtttgaaacccaaaaaaaaaaaagaaaaagaaaaaaagaggataCATCAATTCAAGCGCGGCATAATTTACTAAGGTAGGGTCATCCAAAGTTTCCATGTACACAAACAGTTTATCTCCCTTGCTGGTGGCTTATTTCCCATGTCAGCTCCTCAACATTTTAATGGAATTGGATTATCAGATTCCCTTTGGCACCAATCTCTTCATCTTCCcttcttttctgtttctttcttatACTCAGGCTCTCGGTCATATATTGAAATCTaactaaaaattgaaagaatcaaaacaaaactgcaaaaaaaaaaaaaaaaaaatttcaaccacttgattacaagataaagaTGAACTTGCTTCTATGATTTAATTTGTTCGGTCATACCAGGGAACAGGATGTTATGACAGGTGAATAAGCTACCTTATTCAGCTTTCTGATTAGTTATCACAAATTGATCAAGCTGACCTCAAACTATAGATTAGCCAGGTACATTCTTGCTATTGTGATGGTCATGAAtctttattgatcaagaaataaGCGAGTGCACAGGAATCAAACAATCCCTACTTACATCAATCCTATCACTATTACAGTGCACAAACTCAATCTTGCTGGAAacacacatgagataatccgAGCTCCATACTTAGCTCCCAATTGGCCTTGGTCAGTGAGACTCCTCTCCAACTCACAACAGTATTCCTAACTGATTCAGGGTCCATAGATGGTGGTCATGAACTTACATAAACGTCGGTCATAATTCGTCAAAATGAGCTGGTCCCAATTTAGTTTCTAGGTTTTCCTTCTAGGTCTCTTCTGGGTGGGAGGGGAGAATGCGACCCAACAGCAAATCacaaaccaaaaataaaaaaaaaaagaggggaaaaaaaagatacTATATGCATAAAATGTGCAAGCAATGAGAGAGGAAAAACATCTTTATAATCACTTGGTCAGTTAACGGAACGGTTCAAGCCTGCAAGGGACATCACGAAAAACTGGAATGAATAGAGAAAGTGCCACAGCCAGTACAAGCTAGAAGTTGTCATTCAAAGCCATGGTCCATAGAGTTTGTGAAATTGTCATCGAGCCCAAGCCTGAGGTTACTGCTAGTCTCTAGACAAATATTAAGATGGAGAGTTACTCAAGACTCGGGAGGGTTAATCGCATTCATCAGTTGGTGTTGCAGCGCCAATGTATCTATACTTTTCCGACCATCAGTAACCTGCAAGGttcaatttattcaaaaaggtAAATCATCGTTGAGAATTTGGGAGAAAAAATGATATATAAAAGCCCAAAACATGGAATTTTTGGTACCTCCGCCAGAATCTTATGGACTTTGATCTCATTAGTTGCTGTGGAAACACAGCTCACAACATCGAGCCCTTCACCAAGCAACATTTTCAGCACTCTCGAAATGGGGAAAGTTTCCTCCTTAGAACTAATGGAGATCAAAACCTCCACCCCATCGCCGCCTTGGCTCACCCTCACAATCGCACCACAATCACGCAAACACCGACTATCGGCACTTGTGCTTCGATTCCCAgagctaaaactaaaagtagaACTCAAATTACAAGGCGGGATCATGAGCCTGTCTCTCCGTGACCCCAGTTGGTTGATGTTTTTCTGCAGACATTTTATGTAATTCACGGCCTCCTGCATGTGATCAGATATCGCCCGCTTTCCCTGCAATTGATTTTTAACACCCTTAGCTCCATAATAGTTTCAAGAAGTCATGACTTAATACTCTGTGTGTAAATTGGTATGAGAGTGATTGCTTTCTTCCTGCTGTACTGAGAGAGAGAAATTTGTCAAAGATTGATAATGATCAATTAATCCGCGCTATGCAGTACTGACACTTGATCAAAGACGCATATCCATGCAATATTCTTTATGCAAAAACTAATAATCCAAAATCATGGGGAAAGGAGTACAAGGGTGCTCCTCTGTGGTGGGTCGGGTTCTTGATAGTATTTAGTATGTACCTTAACATAGTCAAGGGGCAGGAGGGATCGAAGGGAAGCATAGAGGTTGGCCATTTCTCGCCTTCTCTGGCGTTCGATGTCTCTATGAAGAATTCTCTTGAGCTTGTGCTGGTTACTATTAGTGGTAGTAGTATCCTCATGAtcttgttttttgttttcttgctgAATTGCCGGGAGGAATCTCCGGTGGTGGTGCTTCTTTCCGGTGATACTGGTGGCTGGAGGCAGACTGGCAGTACTCTCAAGGGTGACCAGATCGTTAAGGATTTTGTCCGGTTGGCAGGGTCTACAAGGGTTTTGGTTTTCCAGCTCATTGCCTTGTTGTAAAGGATACATATCTAATCCCCGAAGATCAGCCCAATCTTGGGTTCATTCCCCGTGCGATTGATtaaactcactcactcactccctccctctctctctctccgtaTAATAGTGGgcatttgatttgaaaaaaagcaGACGAGATGCGTTAGTTAAGCGGACGAGATCTTCAACGGCCCTCAGATGCAATAATTAGTAATCTCTGCAACTAATATCTGTCTTCGCTTCATAAACAAGGCGATGCAAGAATCCTTAAGACTCAATTAAGCAGCGCAATCTTTGTTTATTCATGAATTAGGTATAGCACCACCCCATTTCTCTTCTTATTTTAAGTCCGATGTTCAGTCACTCGGGTACCGTACAAATACAGGACCAAGAACCCCACTAACATGTTCACACCAGGTCGTTGATAGAGGACTAATGGTATGGATATGGACCATCCTATTACATGAGGAATGGGGGCAATACATGACTAAGTAATATGTTCCTTTAATCATCTGCTGAAACCGTTAACATCCTTAACCTAACAAGAAGGGTAAGTTTCATCCATTTAACACGTTGTAATAATTTGTGATTTTTATGTCGGAAGATAATTGTGGACTGTGGAGGCAGAAACCAGTGCCAATTCctagttttattattattattattattattttaggGCCAAGTTACAGCGCGTTTATATAAGATGTACTGGAATTAGCCCATCATTTTGCATGGTTGTAGGTTGTGAATGGCTAACAAATTATATATTCATGGCTTAGTTTCTCAACTTGAGGACAAAAATTGAATTGATTATCTCCAAAACCCAACTCAAGTcgtaaaaaatattaatattagtCAGGTGATCATCGGATCGCCTCTTCAAGTTCtcctccatttttcttttttatgagaCTAGAAAAAATTTCAACTAACTATATCTAATTTAGAATCGGGAGAGGCGAATTTAAGCTATGCTGTTCTAAATGTACACTCAATGTTCTCAAACTCTGTCCGGACTATTTGGTCGAATCAGTTGAACCGTCGACCGagttatttttttgaattaggTTAAGGCTCAAATAAAAGAAGTGGTCTGTTAGGTTTAAACCAGTTAGTTTGTCCGGTTGATCTAAGGATCATCGAACCAGAACGGTTCTTTTGAACTGTCCGGGTCTTGCTTCCCCTTTGACAGCTGCGGTCCCTAACTTGTCCGACATCGTCTGCCGACATCaaattctaaatattttttCATCAACATCCATCAATCAATTAAGTGTGAATTTAGAAAAGCCGTTTTGGTGGTCTATATAATACGGAGTAATACATTATTTATGGCATATTTATAATTAATGTTATAGATTAACAATGACTCAAAAACAATTAGGTTAACAGTTGAATCAGTCATTCTTGATCCATTAAGATTTTCGATTTAACGAACGAGTTAGGTGTTGAAACCTTGTGTGTAGAATGTTTTAGTTTCAATACGAGAAAATGTCCAAATTTAGAATGAAGGGTGCGGAACTCCATTCTTTTTCAACCTGTTTAGAATGTCTTCTTGTTGATTTTGCAGCTTTCCTGGTTGGCAGATATTGAGACATTCAAATGGAAAGACGAGTGACACCAAGGCAGGGCTTCTGCATATGGAAAATGTCATGGTACTGTGCATAATTGTGGAAAGATCCAGTTCTACGAAAAATGTAGAAGGTAACATCATGAATATATCAGCAAGATAAAGAACagcagaaaacaaaacaaaaaaaaacccccGGAAAACAAGATAGCAAAAGTTCACCACAACAATGAATGGCATTTACTATGAGCTTGAGTCTTTTATAATTCTTGTATTTATATTTTGCattctgattttttttgtcATGAGGCAACGCTTGATGCCTTCAATTCGGACATTGAAATACTAACAATCACTTGGCAAGGAAAATAATTACGTTCGCATTGTGATTTTCAAcagaaaatttattatatttttcatgaatacatttttttaccttacatatatttaattgttataatatatttttctgaaaaaaactcctaaaagaaaaaggaattcaAGTATTCTTTCGTTTGGTTTAGACGACAtgcccaaaaacaaaaaacacttgGTTAAGCCTATTCTTGTCCACGTGATAAATCCTGCAATGTCAACCACTACTTGATTAGTCATCCTTCTCTAGAGCCATACGACAACTCTTGTTGTAGAATTAATCACTGACCATGCCTGCATGTTATTATGTCTGTCGCACGAACCATATTTATACATCAATTCTCCAGTACTAGCGCTCCTATTAGCACTCCAaggtgaatatatatatatatacacacacacacagacacaCAGAAAAAGGACATTCGGGATATTATATATGTGGGTCAGGCACCCGATATGAAATTGCCGAGCGATTTCCTCCTTTTTGAAAGCATAATAATACATTATTAAGGAAGTAATCAGTGACGCAGAGAATGAGATCATCAGTGATCGGACTGCCGTCAACTTTGCATTGGAAATGATGCATTGCAGTGGTAATTCCACACAGCACAGAGTGAGATAAAGTTCTGCCGTCAATTCTGATCCGTTGGCGATTCAATCTCTTTTGAATTATTTTGAATCCCTTTACATTTGTCTCCTTTCTCTAATATACTCCCTCCCTTCTTTTAtaataactgacgtttaaggttttaCACATtaattaagaaattttttttattatttaaatctatatactatttttcttttataccatcattaattatccaattcactcatattttctctcactagagtattaaatggtgctgttttactaggccaaaagtaaagagaaaaataataa containing:
- the LOC113725099 gene encoding transcription factor bHLH36-like, whose product is MYPLQQGNELENQNPCRPCQPDKILNDLVTLESTASLPPATSITGKKHHHRRFLPAIQQENKKQDHEDTTTTNSNQHKLKRILHRDIERQRRREMANLYASLRSLLPLDYVKGKRAISDHMQEAVNYIKCLQKNINQLGSRRDRLMIPPCNLSSTFSFSSGNRSTSADSRCLRDCGAIVRVSQGGDGVEVLISISSKEETFPISRVLKMLLGEGLDVVSCVSTATNEIKVHKILAEVTDGRKSIDTLALQHQLMNAINPPES